From Chloracidobacterium thermophilum B:
GTGCGTCCTGCCTACAGCCCGGCTCGCGGCGCTGTGGCGGGATTACCAGACAAGCCTCGACCGGGCACACCGGATTCCCACCGGCAGCAGCTACGCCGAGCGTTTCCCTCACCTGCGGCTGGGGCTGATGCTGGGCGCGGACCTGTTCAACTGCGGCGAGTTTTATGCCGCCCACGAAGACTGGGAATCCCTCTGGATGCGCCTGCCGGAAGGCGGCGAAAAGCTGGTCATTCAGGGGCTCATCCAGCTCTGCGGCGTCCACATTCACCGCCTCAAAGGACGGGCCGAGCCAATGCAGGTGCTGTTTGATAAAGCGCGCCTCAACCTGGCCGAAGGCGGACAGGACACCCCCTGGCTGGACGTTGCGCAGCTTTTGCGCGAAACGGAAACCATCCTTCAGACCCCGCTCGCAGCTCCCATCCGCGCGCCGGAAATCCCGCTCGTCAACGAACACGCCGATGTCCCGTGCAAGCATCGGTAAATCTGGTCTATGCGGACGGTCATCCTGCTCATTCTCAGCAATCTGTTCATGACGGTGGCCTGGTACGGACACCTGCGCCACCGGGGTGTGACCCTGTGGAAGGTCATTCTCATCAGTTGGGGTATCGCGTTTTTTGAATACTGCCTGCAGGTGCCGGCCAACCGCTGGGGCTATGGGCAGTTCACGGCGTTCCAGCTCAAGATTCTGCAGGAAATCATCACGCTTCTGGTCTTTGTCGCCTTCGCCATCACCTACCTGCACGAGCCGCTGCGGTGGAACTATGCCGTGGCATTTCTCTTCATCCTCGCGGCCGTGTACTTTGCCTTTCTCCCGGCGTCATCCACACCGGCGCAGCCCTGACAGCACAGCCTGAAAAAGCGATGAAAGCAAAGCACGCAAGGCTGGTTGGCGGTTGGCTTCGGGGCTTCCTGCTGGTAAGCCTCGTGCTGGGCCACATGGCGCTGGTGTACTCTGCGCCAGTGTTTCAGACCATTCCACGCGAAAGCGTCCGCTGGCATTACGAGCGGGCGCTGGTGCTCGACGCCCAGGGGCACACCGGACGGGCCATCGCGGCACTCTACCGCGCGCTCGATTCCGCCGAAGAACAGCGCCATGCGCTTGAAGTCACCATCAAGGCAAAACTGACGGAAACCGACCGTGTGGCGTTGGAACAACTGGAGCGTACGGCCCGCGACCGCCGCCTGGCCGGTTCATCCCGGCAGCAGCAGACGCAGGTGGAGCTGGCCCGGGCCTTTGACCAACTGGCCGC
This genomic window contains:
- a CDS encoding DUF309 domain-containing protein; translated protein: MSSPLSWDAFCTQLRPTFIPPFGCPESLAFALPTLEHLHWLDRQAIKLAARLDRPTRLVLDDDPPAHLRARLEAQCLTRADAAPYLGQVVPYAPGFILHWVRCVLPTARLAALWRDYQTSLDRAHRIPTGSSYAERFPHLRLGLMLGADLFNCGEFYAAHEDWESLWMRLPEGGEKLVIQGLIQLCGVHIHRLKGRAEPMQVLFDKARLNLAEGGQDTPWLDVAQLLRETETILQTPLAAPIRAPEIPLVNEHADVPCKHR
- a CDS encoding DMT family protein; protein product: MRTVILLILSNLFMTVAWYGHLRHRGVTLWKVILISWGIAFFEYCLQVPANRWGYGQFTAFQLKILQEIITLLVFVAFAITYLHEPLRWNYAVAFLFILAAVYFAFLPASSTPAQP